A genomic segment from Aspergillus puulaauensis MK2 DNA, chromosome 1, nearly complete sequence encodes:
- a CDS encoding DASH complex subunit HSK3 family protein (COG:S;~EggNog:ENOG410PSIN;~InterPro:IPR042332,IPR013183;~PFAM:PF08227;~go_process: GO:0008608 - attachment of spindle microtubules to kinetochore [Evidence IEA]), with protein MRPSHHHAHSNSASQSFPRHSILPSATTTNPSSGPSSMSAAKTCQYANLQTQLAQLNANLADTENLLRMTAVQAEDMRFLGGYVGALFMGSAKVLGEEGVKGASNEQEKGKGKEKAQDEDEDEEGEQ; from the coding sequence ATGCGCCCTTCCCACCACCATGCTCATTCCAACTCAGCCTCTCAGTCCTTCCCCCGCCATTCCATCCTCccctcagcaacaacaacaaaccccTCTAGCGGCCCCTCATCTATGTCCGCCGCCAAAACGTGCCAGTACGCAAACCTGCAGACGCAGCTGGCACAGCTGAATGCAAACCTAGCCGACACGGAGAATTTGTTGCGCATGACGGCCGTGCAGGCGGAGGATATGCGGTTTCTGGGCGGGTATGTGGGCGCCCTCTTCATGGGGTCTGCAAAGGTACTCGGCGAGGAGGGGGTTAAGGGGGCAAGTAATGAAcaggagaaggggaaagggaaagagaaggctcaggatgaggatgaagatgaggagggcgagCAGTAG